CTTACCGCCCCATCGTACCATTCAAGAAACTTCTCTAGACTCATTAGCGCCTCCCCTAAAATAGTACCAAACGAAATGGTCAGGCTGTTGGCACTAACATCCGTTGTACTGAGCGCCCATCTCTCGGAGAAACGTGCTCCGTCCGCATAGAACGGCGTCGGCGCGTGTCTCCGCAGATAGGGGGTCTGGCCAACTCGCCCCAAGTTTTTCCGCAGCCTGCTCAGCGTATCAACAGTTCATCCTCGTAATCCATCCAGTCTATGAGGGCGGGAAACCCTGTCGGTGTTCGCCGTACCAGCACGATCACCTGGTTGGAACGCCAGCCGGAGCGCCGGTCACCGCCCTTCAGTGCAAGTACCTTGTCCTCATGATTCATCGCTCAATCTCAGAATATGCAGGCGCTGGCGCCACTCCACTTGCACGTCGCTCCGCTTTAAGTCACCCATCTAAGCAGGCTCTTTTCAGGAACCGGATGCTGAGGATCCTGCACACCGGCCAGTATATCACCATGATATTTCTTCAACTGCCGGTACCACACGGCCAGTGTGTCCGATTCTAAGGTCAAGAGCATGCTTCCCTTTAAGCCAAACCCCTGTTCCTGCAATTCCAACACTTCCCGGTCCTGACTCAGAATCGTCCTGAGAGTCCGACGAACCAGCCACCCAACAGGAACGCCGCGCAGAAAGTTCCATCCAACGCAGATGTCGAATCGGCTTCGCTCGTCCGTGAGCGGGGTGGCCACCAACATGACGGATGCAAACCGTTTGCCGATTTCCCATCGTTCGGAATGAATGCCGGGCAGGACGAAATCAACCGTGGTCGTCGCCGATCCCAGCCTTGGAGACAACGCCCGAAAGATAAAGGTATCCGGCAGCAGGACATTCTGCGAGATCGTTCGAAATCCAAGCGGCAGCCGCGTGAAGACTTTTTCTTTCTCCCTGGCGGCCTCACGCCGACGGAAATAGTTGTTGTGCACGAACGGAACATGAGCGGGATCCATGAGACTATCCACTGCGAAATCCCACCGGACTGTTGCCTGGGCGGACGCGCGCACGGAGGTCATCGGGCTGCCGTCTGCAGGAGTCGGCAAAGAAGGGGGAGGACTCGAAGGCTCCTTGCACCCGTCCTGTCCCATATAGACCCACACCCACCCGTCCCGTTCCTCTGCGGGGAATGTCCGCACGCAGGCTGAGGCCGACGATGGATGCGGCGCGTTGCCGGTCGCCGGAACCTCCACGCACTCACCCGTGGAGATGAAGCGCCATCCATGAAACGGACAACGCAAGGAATCCCCCTCCTGCCGACCTGAGGAGAGTGGGACGCCTTTATGGGGACAGCGGTCCTGTAACGCATGCACCAGACCACGCCGATCCCGAAAAAGGACAAGAGGTTGGTTGCAGAGGACTGCGGCGCATGGCCGGCCGATGCGGACGTGCGTGCTTTCTGTGGCGATATACCAGAATCCTTCGAGCATTCAGTTCCGTAGGATGAGCCGCAAAGTGTATCGAGCGTTTCCTTGGGCCTTCGACGGATGCAGGTGAAGAGTGGGATGAAGACGAGTGCAGGGAGCCATGAAATGGCTCCCTGCACCGTTGTCAGCGGATACCATGCTCCGCCTTACCGGAACGATATTGGTCCTCTAGAACCCGATTGCTCCATAAATACCGGCGGTCCAGTAATTGTTTACCGTATTGGTTTGGTTGGAGGCCAGGTGGAAGCGGCTGTCGAGACCCAGCCACAACTCTTTCCACACGCGAAACTCGGCGCCTCCCCCGAACTGAACCCCGATGTCCAAATAATTGATCTGACTCGACGTCGGACTGATAACGTGGAAGTCCAACCCGGCGGGAATGATCCAGGGTTGAAAGTCGGTTCCCTGTCGGAACTTCAGCTTAGGTGCCACACTCACCGTCAACATCGTCATCTGCACCTTGCTCAGACCGCCGTTACTCACTCCCGTCACAGTCGTGGTATCGCCGTTCCCGACGTTGGCGGAGGCCCATCTCTTGAATTCCAATCCGATCTCGCCGACGAGCGCCACGCCGTTCATCATACCCCATAGATCCTTGGTGACCATGAGGTCCGTTCCCCCACCGATGTAATAGCCGCTGGTCCCATCGTTCTTCCCGGCCACCCCATGGCCGTCGGTGATCAACTCACCACCGCGATCGCTGAGCAGCTGGCCATAGCCGCCGCGAAAGAACACGCGGTTCCCGGTCGCCGTGGTGTCTTCAGCGGAGACTAGCCCACCGCTAAAAAAGGCGGACGCCGCCA
This portion of the Nitrospira sp. genome encodes:
- a CDS encoding aromatic ring-hydroxylating dioxygenase subunit alpha; the protein is MLEGFWYIATESTHVRIGRPCAAVLCNQPLVLFRDRRGLVHALQDRCPHKGVPLSSGRQEGDSLRCPFHGWRFISTGECVEVPATGNAPHPSSASACVRTFPAEERDGWVWVYMGQDGCKEPSSPPPSLPTPADGSPMTSVRASAQATVRWDFAVDSLMDPAHVPFVHNNYFRRREAAREKEKVFTRLPLGFRTISQNVLLPDTFIFRALSPRLGSATTTVDFVLPGIHSERWEIGKRFASVMLVATPLTDERSRFDICVGWNFLRGVPVGWLVRRTLRTILSQDREVLELQEQGFGLKGSMLLTLESDTLAVWYRQLKKYHGDILAGVQDPQHPVPEKSLLRWVT